Below is a genomic region from Medicago truncatula cultivar Jemalong A17 chromosome 3, MtrunA17r5.0-ANR, whole genome shotgun sequence.
TGACTTGTTGAGGACAAAACTGAATTGAGATATCCCATATTACAACTACaatatttctctttctttgaccaaaatgatgaaagaaaagcactattgtttatttgattttttcctGCCAAGGATACCAAGTGATCATAACATTAGTGTAGGgtcattttttgaaatataaacacaaaatttgatttaatttttaatttaattttgtgtgCATAAATTTTACAATTGATATGGATAATGGTTGAAGAAAAAGGGAGggaaaaagagagaaagttaGGTACCTGAGAAAGGGAAGATAGAAAgaatgagagaaagagagagagttgAGAAAACAGAAGAGgtcttttgtttaattttagttCAAGTTCAAGACAACCCATAGTTTGTTTGTTCAACAATTCAGACATTCATTCAAACATAATCTTCTACtagttcaaaaataaaaaatattatatattgggttaggaagaaataaataaataattaatgcaaAATTTGATGCAAAAAACTGAATTGACTctttattgattaattaatgTGTATATTCTTGAACAATcaatgaattaatgatgttgataAGAATACTAAACATAGGCATTGCGTACGCGTAACCGAAGATGAGGGCGAAGCATTTGGTGGGACCAAGTCAATACCAATTGTTTCTAATCTAGTTTTGCACAACATCTAATCTAACGAgaatttaagattttaaatgTGCTTGTTTTgtctttaaaaatgaatttgttagaaaaatataaagattttgAGCAAAGATGAAgccaatttttgtttataaaaaccttttttttaatcccCAATAGCTTAACTCATAGGGATATTGCAAATTATTTGCGGTGGTCAGAGGTTCGAATTTTGGACACGTCAGTTCTCTACATTTAAAATTTGTAAGTTTTAGCCACTatactacttgacaaaaaaaaaaaattagatttaaaGTTAGTATACTTGAgtcttttgtttttagaaaaaaattattttgaaaaagatacTGGAAAAATCTTTTCATTTTGaggttaaaaataatttttttaataagatggattatttttaaattttaaacaaatataattaaacaaaaattatttatcaaaacgATACATATTTAATAGTAGAGTTTAATTGCGGTGCACTGTCTGTGTAAAGCCAATTTACACAATCATCTAATGGTATTGTGCCACATCATTTCCTTTTCAAAAgtgttatttaaattaaaaaaataaaaataaaaacaaaataaatttggttGTTACATTGGTGCAGCATTTTCATCACGTTCCAGCAACTTCCAACTCTGTTACAAGATTGCTTCTCTCCCTCAATACAACAAAACCCAATCagttctttctcttttttcaattgaaGGTATCAAATATCTCTAATATTCTACATTCTTTTGTTCGTGTGAACGAGGTGAACGCAACTCTCAATAAATAACCGCCGTTACGACTTGAGAACCGTCTTTGAAGAAGATTATGGAAGTTTTGGTCTGAGACATTATAAACAGATGAATTAACCACATCTTCAATTACTTGGTTTCTTTAGTTCtacagttttttattttttgaaaaactcaATTACGCATTTTGCAGTCTCCAAAGAATTTTGTTTGGCAATGTTGTTCATTTTTAAACATGTTTGTGGATTTATtaagttcaaaaaaataaattctatttGCATATTCTTATCATTCGATTAACTTGCTTTTTCTAAATATGgtcaattcattgaatttttattCAGCATAACAGGATTGTGAGTGCTACAATGACAGATCAAGAAATGACAGATATGCATGAACATACCAACATGATTGGCTCAGATGATATGCTTGCAAGTGATGCAGATCCTCTCAATGATAGACTACCATTGGAGCTCCCCTTAGATCCCTTTGAAGGAATGAAGTTTACATCAATTGAAGATGTAAAGAAATACTACACAAGGTACGCGAGGAATAAAGGTTTTAGCTTTCGTATGGGTCGTGTTACTAAATCAAGAACGGATGGTAGGGTAATTGGTCAAGAGATTCTTTGTTTAAAGGAGGGGTTTAGAtcccaaaaaataattgaaaaaagaaaatgatagtcTTATTGTACATGATCAAACAAGGGTAGGATGCAAGGCACCGTTGTATATCAAGAAAAGTGAAGATAGGTGGATTGTTTTTAGATTTGTTAGAGACCATAATCATGAACTATTTTCCCTAAACAGTTCACAGTTTCTTAGAGTACATAGAAGCAAAACCAAAgtgcaaaaaaaacttattgatGTGCTTGATGATTCTGGTATAGGCCCTAGTAAAATAGCATCAGTGTTATGTATCGAGAGTGGTGGTGTTGATAATGTTGGATTTAGCCAACAAgatgttattaattatttaactgTGAAGAGACAAAAACAATTAGAAAATGGAGATGCTCAGTTGATGTTATCGTACTTTAAGAATTGTCAGTTGAAGAATCCTGGGTTTTTCTATGCATTTCAAATGGACGCAGAAGGTAAATTAGCAAATTACTTTTGGGTTGATTCAAGGTCTAGAATGGCTTACAAATATTTTGGTGATGTGGTGACTTTTGATCCAACATACTTAACAAATAAATACCTAATGCCCTTTGTTCCATTCACTGGAGTTAATCATCACCAACGGTCTATACTTTTTGGTTGTGCTCTGTTATGGGATGAAATTGAAGAGAGTTTTGTTTGGTTGCTACGTACTTGGTTAGAAGAAATGGATGGAGTTATTCCTAAAACTATTATCACTGATCAAGACACTTCTATTTCTAATGCAGCTGCACAGGTTTTTCCAGAGGTGAATCATCACTATTGTATGTGGCATATTGAGAAGAAAGTTCGAGAGTACTTGAACCAAATTTATCATGAACATAGTaagtttaaaaatcaatttcacaagTGCATTCATCAAACTATCACTACTTATGACTTTGATTCTTATTGGGGAGCAATGATAGATAATTATGAGTTGCAAGATAACAAATGGCTAAAGAAGATCTACTCCATTCGAGCAAAGTGGattctgtaacgccctagtcgttatatttaattattttgatttatgtggagtctatatatatatatttatgatttttggtgattgatgtggtgtgtttattttattatatagtttattttaataataattagaataagtatgaaataataattattttggtgtttggggagttAATAGAATTTAAGAGAATTTATGGGGAGTTTAGTGTAATTAAAAGGGAGTTGAGATGGCAGTTAAGATAGAAGGAGTAGAGTCAGGAAcacttttacgtgaaactgtcagttttgggagaaaggagagaagagcaagtagaactcaagaaatcacttttgctgtgcatttttctgcaatttctaaggtaagggtgaggtttacttcaatagtgtagttacTAATTTCTGAATTTGAATTTAACAGAGTTTTAGTGAGAATTGAgattttggggttttatgatgaaatgtTGATTTTGGAGTTGTGAgtgtgaatttgatgttagaaataggttctaagtgcatacagAAAGCTAATTTacatctgtaaaccaatttggggagtgaatggaagaaaaatgggatttttgggaaaaaccagttttctgcccgtacagaagttcatcgcttgCCTCGCGAGCATCCAtgtttcgcctcgcgagtgagcaacttcatcgctcgcctcgcgagcagatcaactcgccatggcgagcaagcctggacaaaacttgatttttgaaatgttgttataagatgttttggggatggtttaaggtacctagatgattttaatgatgactggaacaagttttaggtttaaaagatgaatagggagcttagaattgaggtttgagtgagaaaaatgtcattttcccgagagcacctaaatttcactcgcctcgagttcgccttgaactcgccatggcgagcatgtagttttgtgaactcgccatagcgagcagatgtgctcgcgaggcgagctgcacagttcctgagtgttgAATTTCGTGCATGGGTGGTAGTGCTTGGTATTGTAATtttgagcatagttatatttaattgtgcattattcTGGATTGATTGGATCtctaattgatgttgttgctgatgactgagatgtatgctttatttattaaccatacatgttgtttaagtggagtcatatggagtttgtatgcatggtcaagttgtatgtagatatacacaagtaggtccattgcatatgcataaaacagtggagaggactcatgtcctggagcactagttgctcaacagcggtgagggcttcggtcctgatgaatgctttaaccattcaaaagcggtgagagcttcggtcctgtttggtaccacatgcatatttgcatctattgaggagtctaaggtgttgtcttagcagtgttgtcatgtcattgcatgagtcttggttgttggttgtagttgttaccttgatgatgatgatgttgttgatgaatatatatttatatacatattgtGATGGATGGATTtcgatgatgttgttgatgcttgtgaattaattatttataattacaagatgatgtattcgatgttatagggtgttagattcaattgaagattttaatatctatactttattgttgtgaatctcaccccttctgcttgaaaatgttgcccttcctatgggtaacttgcaggtgatcctgagtagtcggtggtcgctcaagagtcgtgtctagggctctaaTACTTGggatgagaattattattagtattattgttgttgttccttcctatgtatcaatttttggaatttgatgatgtggccccTGTTGATTGATTTATTGTTGGttaggctttatgccaagatattattttggagaatttaaccgttgttgtggttatttgaaatgcaaactttccgctgcataaattttgaagttacgaatgatgttgaattaaatagttttactttctatttaagaaaatttgaaatgtagtgtagcatgcccgttttggtgaaatactctgatgaatatttgttatttaaatgcttttgggtaacggggtgttacagattCCTTCTTATGTACGTCACAATTTTTGTGTTGGAATGTCCACCACCCAAAGGAGTGAAAgtatgaataaattttttaagggCTTTTTGAATTCAAGTACTCCATTGAGCAAGTTTGTGACACAATATGAGAAGGCTCTTGATGCACGTTATAACAAGGAAAGAGAGAAGAATGTTAAGACAAGGAATTCAAAACCACTTTTGCGCACTTTATATCCTATGGAAGAAGAGGCTTCAAAAATTTATACACGAAAAGTGTTCAAGATATTCCAGGATGAGTTGGTTGGATCCCAAATATTTATCGCAGAGAAAGTTGAATTTTCTGTTCAAGTTCCACATACAAGATTCATgaaatttacaaacaaaaaccTAACTATCATGTGATTTTTCATGACATTTCAAAAGAAGCAAAATGTAGTTGTCACATGTTTGAATTTGTGGGTATTCTTTGTGTGTTGAATGTATTCatcaagaaaaatgtttatTCTCTCCCTTCTCAATATGTTCTAAGTCGATGGACCATAAATGCTAAGAAAGACAAAAGTAAAGGACTTGCAATTGAAGACCTTGAAGAAGGTAGAAACCGAGCCTCAAGTACTTCATTGTTTAATAGTATTATGGTTGAGTCTCTTGAGCTATCTGAAAGAGGTTCACGATCGAAAAAACATCATGATATTGCAATTCAAGCTTTGCGGAAGGCGATCGCAAAACTTGATCAATTGTTTAATAGTATTATGGTTGAGTCTCTTGAGCTATACTGaataaaaattcaatgaattgacCATATTTAAAAAAGCAAAGTTAATCGAATGATAAGAATATGCaaatagaatttattttttgaacttaaTAAATCCACAAACATGTTTAAATATGAACAACATTGCCAAACAAAAATCTTTGAAGACTGCAAAATGCGTAATtgagtttttcaaaaaataaaaaactgtaGAACTAAAGAAACCAAGTAATTGAAGATGTGGTTAATTCACCTATTTATAATGTCTCATACCAAAACTTCCATAATCTTCTTCAAAGACGGTTCTCAGGTCGTAACGGCGGTTATTTATTGAGAGTTGCGTTCGCCTCGTTTACACGAACAAAAGAATGTAGGATATTAGAGATATTTGATACCttcaattgaaaaaagagaaagaactGATTGAGTTTTGTTGCATTGAGGGAGAGAAGCAATCTTGTTACAGAGTTGGAAGTTGCTGGAACGTGATGAAAATGCTGCACGAGTGTAACAACCgaatttattttgttctttttttttttttttaataatttaaataaaacattttaaatgGAAATGATGTGACACAATACCATTGGATGACTGTGTAAACTGGCTTTACATAGACAGTGCACCACAATTAAACTCTTAATATTAAGTGCACTAGTTCCAAtgtaaatttacttttttaaatttcttaacttgtgcaaatttgaatatgatagaaaaactcaaataatAAAAGTAGTGTTTCtcaattggagattaatttctataaACTGAGATGTAAATTTTTTCTACACATGAATCCAATCAAATCACACGAAAGTGCCACTTTTATAAGTTTGTTCCTAAATTATCTCTAAAAATACCTACATGGcataatttgatttgatgaatcTACAAAAAAAGATTTACACTGTCGATATATACAaattaattctttatttttaaatataattacaaAGTGaacttatatgatattataatgAGTTTTTATCTGATGTCGGTATAACACTATTTTACTTCGATAGTGCAACATTAACAATCATGCCTTATCCCATTAAATAAAGTCGGCTAAACAAGTCATATTAAGTCATAATGTTTAATCATAAATCATATTGTGGTTCAACTcattaatcttcaagtcttttCTAATAATTTCTCTTACGTTTTTCTAGGTTTTTTCTTATATGAGTATCATCCATCTTATATATTCTTCTCATTACAAATTTTATCTCTACATACCCAACTACCTAAGCATGTTATTCatcatcttttctactataatattttcatttttaatcatatctcttttagtcttaccacacatccaacacaacatcAACTTATTTGCTATGCTAACTTTATTCTCGTTTGTCATcgcataaattttttaatgaaaatgcaTTGTGTAAAATGGTCTATATTGTCATATAAGACTACTTTGTAACTGTAGCATCTAAGTCAAGGATCTGATAGCATCTAAGACTACTTTGTAGTtgcaatttaataataattgcaaAATGTTGAATTCTCATTAAACATGTCTGTAAAACCAGTTTGCACTAACGGTGTATATCATATCATTTCGATTTTCAGGATTAATTCCATTTAATGTTTTAATCTTGCTACCTAGCTAGAGAGTTGTATTCATTCATAGCTAAGGGAGGCATTGGTTTTATTATGTATTATGTTTGTAAATACTCTTGAGTCCTAACCTAACACTCCTTGTGTGAGTGTGAAGCTCTCTTtagtttaatataattcattttgtcttcttgaaaaatatcaattaaccATTCCACTGATCAGAAGCCTAACAACTTTCTGTTTAGTAGTTTCAGAGTATTCTCCAAAACAAACCCGCACGCAGTGTCTGGAGACAGATGCTAGGAATAAGGTATATGAACATTTTAGAACTATGCATATTCAATATTACAATACTTCAAAGTGCTGCTGTTTCTGCTCTTTTCTTGGGTACtggaatttaaattttttagaaggaatTCGCATAAAGAATGTTACCTTCGGAGGCTTGCTTGCTGCCCTCGTAGAGAAGGAATTTACTTTCTTTTGTTATGGTTTTCTGCATCATGGAAATAGTTTGGTGGTGGTAATTTGTAACATTGCTcctttttttgtgaaatttatCTCTGGATAATACTGTTGCAAAATCTTTGCAAGGGCTTTttcttttacttatttattcCGGACCTCTTATGCTCATGCTGACACAATTGATTGCATAAAAATAATGCACATGAGTGTGTATGTCTCTGTGTTTGAGTGCGCGCACACATTACACGTGACGGTCTTGATAATACTATTGAAAATATTAACAATATGATATGATCATTCTAGTGATTACTGCTCAGTTAGTCTCATATTAAGTGTAGTTATGCatataaaaagtaattttgaatatatttatacgcAAAAGACAATTTTGCACTTTTTCAAGGCATACAAAATATGCACATAAAACATTGGTTATACTATCaaattttctaatatatatGTTAGAAGTGAAAGACGAGCTTATAAAAGGGAAGTAAGAATAAATCGTAGTTAGGGGTGGAGTAACAAGAAAGgttaaaatacaaataaaaaagacgtgtttgtccaaaaaaaaactaatttatgtTTCGTTGGCATTCtaaaataaggaaaatgatTGGTAGACTACTCGTATCTTCTTATCACTCATACACCCTCAACTATGAGAGGAGAGAGACGGAAGAGAGAGGGAAGAGAGATAAAGTGTTTATGGAGTCTAGACCACATGTCACATATTTATGTGGATGTTTAAATGAGTATGCCACCTATAGGTGTGCATGTATCATAACTCCGAAAATAACAAGTAACATAGAACAATACAAGCTCTAAGTATATTAAAAATAGTGAATGTTGACTGtgtcattaaaatatttatt
It encodes:
- the LOC112420278 gene encoding protein FAR1-RELATED SEQUENCE 5-like — protein: MTDQEMTDMHEHTNMIGSDDMLASDADPLNDRLPLELPLDPFEGMKFTSIEDVKKYYTSSQFLRVHRSKTKVQKKLIDVLDDSGIGPSKIASVLCIESGGVDNVGFSQQDVINYLTVKRQKQLENGDAQLMLSYFKNCQLKNPGFFYAFQMDAEGKLANYFWVDSRSRMAYKYFGDVVTFDPTYLTNKYLMPFVPFTGVNHHQRSILFGCALLWDEIEESFVWLLRTWLEEMDGVIPKTIITDQDTSISNAAAQVFPEVNHHYCMWHIEKKVREYLNQIYHEHSKFKNQFHKCIHQTITTYDFDSYWGAMIDNYELQDNKWLKKIYSIRAKWILTPLSKFVTQYEKALDARYNKEREKNVKTRNSKPLLRTLYPMEEEASKIYTRKVFKIFQDELVGSQIFIAEKVEFSVQKNVYSLPSQYVLSRWTINAKKDKSKGLAIEDLEEGRNRASSTSLFNSIMVESLELSERGSRSKKHHDIAIQALRKAIAKLDQLFNSIMVESLELY